From one Scyliorhinus torazame isolate Kashiwa2021f chromosome 25, sScyTor2.1, whole genome shotgun sequence genomic stretch:
- the LOC140402411 gene encoding distal membrane-arm assembly complex protein 2-like codes for MTYDGLENLVCLKELKYLNLSHCPFIDDWCLSRLQVFGDSLEELRLSGCPRVTERGLASLHHLKNLKRLDLSDLPAVCNRGLVRIMLEECLPQCEIVGIEYQDGLLQQSLLEQELGPTTSSLNPKP; via the exons ATGACCTATGACGGGCTGGAGAATTTAG TGTGTTTGAAGGAACTGAAGTATTTGAATCTGAGCCACTGCCCCTTCATCGATGACTGGTGTCTGAGTCGGCTGCAGGTGTTTGGAGACTCGCTCGAAGAGTTGCGACTCTCCGGCTGTCCTAGAGTTACGGAGCGAGGACTGGCCTCGCTGCACCACCTGAA GAACCTGAAGCGCCTGGACCTATCGGATCTTCCCGCTGTGTGCAACCGGGGGCTGGTGCGAATTATGCTGGAGGAGTGTCTGCCACAGTGCGAGATTGTGGGGATCGAGTACCAGGACGGGCTGTTACAGCAGAGCCTGCTCGAGCAGGAGCTCGGGCCGACCACCTCCTCTCTGAATCCAAAGCCCTGA